In the genome of Archaeoglobus neptunius, the window GCATACAACTACCAGCTCTTAATAAAGCACATTTTTGAGAGCGGTGTGAATTACGCCCCGAAGCAGGAAGTTGTTTACAGGGATCTGAAAAGATACACCTTCAGAGACATATACGAAAGGGTGCACAGACTGGCGAGCGCACTGGAAGAGCTTGGGGTTAAGAAGGGAACCAGGGTGGCGGTTCTTGACTGGGACAGCAACCGCTACCTGGAATGCTATTTTGCAATCCCGATGATGGG includes:
- a CDS encoding AMP-binding protein, producing the protein AYNYQLLIKHIFESGVNYAPKQEVVYRDLKRYTFRDIYERVHRLASALEELGVKKGTRVAVLDWDSNRYLECYFAIPMMGAVLHTVNVRLSPDDILYTMNHAEDEVVLVFKDFVPLVESIADKLETVKSYVIMTDDTMPETKLTDIEYEEMLR